Below is a genomic region from Microbacterium sp. KUDC0406.
CCCAGGTGCGCCGGGAGTACGCCTGCTCTGCGATCGCCTCGGCATGGGCGCGGGCGACGGCGATGAACGGGGTGCCGTAGGGCACTTCGAAGAGCGGGATGCCGCGTTCGGCGCAGGCGTCTGCGAGTCCGTCGGGCACGCCGGCGCGGTGCACGTCGGTGCCGAAGCCGAGCCCGATCACGCCTCGCTGCGCGAGGCGGTCCACGTAGTCGCCCACCGGGGTCTGCTCGAACTGCGTGCCCGTCGTGAGCAGCACCAGGTCGTCGGCGAGGAACGGCGTCGGATCGGCGAGATCGCTGCTGTGCACCCAGCGCAGCGGGCGGTCCAGCGCACGGTCCGGCAGCTCCGCCGGCAGCAGCCGCAGCTTCAGCGCGGGCCGGGCGAGCAGCGTGCGCAGGGTGGGCGTCGTGGTGTCCACGTGGTCTCCGTCCCGGTCGTTGAGCGAGCGAAGCGAGACGAAACGCATCCGCGCGTCGGAGAGCGTTTCGTCTCGGTCGCAGGCTCCCTCGCTCAACGACCGGTTGGCCGGAGCGGCGAAACTTCCAATCAGATTGTACGCACCGGCGAATGCATCGGACATCCGGCCGACCTAGCGTTGCTGTCATGACCCTCATCGACGAGCCCACCACTGTTCCCGTCGGCGGCCCCGCACTGCCCCAGGTGCGCCGGGTCGTCACCGACCTCCCCGGCCCCCGCTCGGCCGAGATCCTGGCCCGCAAGGCCGCTGCCGTCTCCGCGGGCGTCTCGCACACGATCCCCGTCGCCGCTGTCGCGGCCGGCGGAGGCGTCGTGGTCGACGCCGACGGCAACTCGCTGATCGACCTCGGCTCGGGCATCGCCGTGACCTCGGTGGGCAATGCACACCCGAAGGTCGCCGCAGCCGTGGCCGCGCAGGCCGCGCAGTTCACCCACACCTGCTTCATGATCTCGCCGTACGAGTCGTACATCGAGGTCGCCGAGGCGCTGAACCGGCTGACTCCCGGCGACTTCGCCAAGAAGACCGCCCTGTTCAACTCGGGCGCCGAAGCCGTCGAGAACGCGATCAAGATCGCCCGCAAGCACACCGGTCGCCAGGCCGTCGTCGCCCTCGACCACGGTTACCACGGCCGTACCAACCTGACCATGGCGCTGACCGCCAAGTCGATGCCGTACAAGAGCGGGTTCGGGCCGTTCGCCCCCGAGGTGTACCGCGTTCCCGGCTCGTACCCGCTGCGCGACGGACTGACCGGCGCCGAGGCCGCTGCCCGCGCCATCACCCTGATCGAGAAGCAGGTCGGCGCCGACAACCTCGCCGCGATCATCATCGAGCCCATCCAGGGCGAGGGCGGGTTCATCGTCCCCGCGGACGGGTTCCTGAACGACATCGTGGACTGGTGCCGCGCGAACGGCGTGGTCTTCATCGCCGACGAGGTGCAGACCGGTTTCGCCCGCACCGGACACATGTTCGCCAGCGAGATCTTCGGCATCGAGCCCGACCTCATCACCACGGCCAAGGGCATCGCGGCGGGTCTTCCGCTCGCCGGCGTCACCGGCCGCGCGGAGGTCATGGATGCCACGCACGCCGGCGGACTGGGCGGCACCTACGGCGGCAACCCGATCGCCTGCGCCGCGGCGCTCGCCGCGATCGACGCCTTCGAGAACGAGGGCCTCGTGCAGCGCGCCGCCGAGATCGGCGGCATCCTGCTCGGCCGTCTCGCGGTCATGCAGGCCGGCGACCCGCGCATCGGCGACGTCCGCGGTCACGGTGCGATGATCGCCGCCGAGTTCGTCGACCCGGCGACCGGCGCCCCGGATGCGGCGCTCACGGCGAAGGTCGCCAAGGCCGCGATCGCGGAGGGCGTGATCGTGCTCACCTGCGGCACCTTCGGCAACGTCATCCGGTTCCTGCCGCCGCTCTCGATCGGCGATGAGCTGCTGAACGAGGGCCTCGACGTCGTCGCGGCCGCACTGGCGGCCTCCTGAGACCACCGGCCGCGCGAAGGGTCGGGGGATCTTGGAGCGCGGCCGGTACACACCATTCCGAGAAGAGAAGGATCTGTGCAATGACGGACATCACTCGTGACGTGGTCATCATCGGGGCCGGCGCTGCCGGCACGACGGCGGCCGATCAGCTGCGCAAGGCGGGCCTGACGGTCGCCGTGCTCGAGGCACGCGACCGCGTCGGCGGACGCCTCTGGACCGACGTCATCGAGGGCGCGATGCTCGAGATCGGCGGTCAGTGGGTCTCTCCCGATCAGGACGCCCTGAAGGAGACCATCGCCGACCTGGGGCTGGAGACGTTCAGCCGCTACCGCGAGGGCGACAGCGTCTACGTCGGCCCCGACGGGCAGGCGCACCGCTTCACCGGCGAGATGTTCCCGGTGGAGCCCGAGACCGAGGCTGTGATCGCCGAGATCACCGAGCGTCTCGACGCGATGGTCGCCGAGATCGACCCCGACCGTCCGTGGGAGCACCCGAACGCCGCGGAGTGGGACGCGATCACCTGGGACGCCTGGCTGCGGCAGCAGACCGATGACGACGAGGCCGTGCGCAACCTCGCCTTCGCCACCGGCTCGGCGATGCTCACCAAGCCCACGCACGCCTTCTCGCTGCTGCAGTCGCTGCTGATGGCGGCATCCGCCGGCTCGTACTCCAACCTCGTCGACGCCGACTTCATCCTCGACAAGCGGGTCGTCGGGGGTCTGCAGCAGGTGCCGCAGCTGCTCGCCGAGCGTCTCGGTGACGACGTGTTCCTGAACAGCGCTGTGCGCTCCCTGGAGTGGGGCGACCCTTCGACAGGCTCAGGGGCCCAGAACGTCGTGGCACACGCCGACGGCGACCTGACCGTGCGAGCGCGCTATGCGGTCCTCGCGCACGCCCCGGTGCTGTACGACCGCATCTCGTTCGTGCCGGCGCTGCCGCGCCGCCAGCACCAGCTGCACCAGCACCTCTCGATGGGCTTCGTGATCAAAGTGCACGCGGTCTACGACCGGCCGTTCTGGCGCGAGCAGGGTCTGTCCGGCACGGCGTTCAGCCCGTACGAGCTTTCGCACGAGGCCTACGACAACACCAACCACGGCGACGAGCGGGGCACCCTGGTCGGTTTCGTGAGCGACCAGAACGCGGACGACCTGTTCACGCTCTCGGCCGAGGAGCGCAAGGAGCGCATCCTCGAGTCGCTCTCGCACTACTACGGCCCTGAGGCCAAGAGCCCGGTCGTCTACTACGAGAGCGACTGGGGCAGCGAGGAGTGGACGCGCGGCGCCTACGCCGCGAGCTTCGACATGGGCGGCCTGCATCGCTACGGCGCCGACCTGCGCGCCGCGGTCGGCCCGATCCACTTCGCCTGCAGTGACATGGCCGGCGCCGGCTACCAGCACGTCGACGGCGCCATCCGCATGGGGCGTCTCGCCGCGGCGAACATCCTGGCGGCGGACGGCGCATGACCAGCCCGATCGTCGTCGGCTACACGGCAACGGCCGCCGGCGCTGACGCGCTCACCCTCGGCATCCGGCTCGCCAGAGCCACCGATGCCGCACTGCGGCTCGTGATCGTGCTCCCCTTCGAGGGGACGCGGAGCAAGGCCGTCGCCCCGGAGCGCGCCTATGAGGACCTGCTCCGCGACCAGGCGCGCAGCTGGCTGGAGGATGCTGTCACCGCCATCCCCGAGGGCCTCGCGCACAGCGGCCACGTGCGCTTCGCGGAATCGTTCGGCGCGGGACTGCTGTCCGCCGCGGATGAGTTCGGCGCCGGTCTGCTCGTGCTCGGCGCCGCGAACGGCGGCGCTCTGCGACGGCACCGTCTGGGGTCCGTGGCATCCGAGCTGCTGCACACCTCGACCGTGCCGGTCGCGCTGGCCCCGGCAGGTCTGTCCGGCGAGACGGATGCCGGGCTGCCGCGCATCACGGTCGCCACCGGCACCCGTCCGGGCGCCGATCGGCTGCTGGAGAGTGCCGTGCGCCTGGCCGCGGCATCCGGTGCGGCTGTGCGCCTGATCTCGCTGATGCCGCTCGACGTGCCACCGGGGCTGAACACCGGCGCGATCACTCTCGTGAAGGACGCCCACGTCGACCAGGTGCTCGCCGCGGCCAGGGATCGGCTGCCCGCCGACACCGATGTCGAGGTGCTGCAGGCCGGCGGCGACAGCATCGAGGACGCCGTGGCGCAGCTGGATTGGCTGTCAGGCGAGATCGTGCTGGTCGGCTCCAGTCGCCTGGCGCAGCCGCGCCGGCTGTTCCTGGGCTCGACCGCGGCGAAGATGCTGCGCGAGCTGCCCGTCCCCATGATCGTGGTGCCGCGCACCCGCACCGAAGCAGGAGATCGCTGATGACCACCGCGAACCGGGCGATGGAGCCCGAGTCCTCTGTGACCACGGGCATCTCCCGCAAGGGGCTCAGCGTCGGGACGGTGGGCGTCCTCGGCGCCCTGGTGATGGGCATCTCGTGCATCGCACCGGCGTACACGTACACGGCCGGAATCGGCGGGGCCGTCGGTGCGGTCGGATTCCAGGTGCCGGCGATCCTGCTGCTCGGATTCATCCCGATGCTGCTCGTGGCCTTCGGGTACCGCGAACTCAACAAGGCCATGCCCGACTCGGGCACCTCGTTCACGTGGGCCACACGGGCGTTCGGGCCGTACGTCGGCTGGATGGCGGGCTGGGGCCTGATCGTCGCGACCATCCTGGTGCTGTCCAACCTCGCCGGCATCGCCGTCGACTTCCTCTTCCTGCTGATCTCGCAGATCTCGGGCAACGGGGCCATCGCCGAGATCACTCGCAACCCGTTCGTGAACGTCGCCGTATGCCTGGCCTTCGTCGCGCTCGCCGCCTGGGTGTCGTACCGCGACGTGTCGACCTCGCAGAAGATGCAGTACGGGCTGGTCGCGTTCCAGATCGCGATCCTCGTGCTGTTCGCCGTGATGGCGATCGTCGAGACCGTGCAGGGCGGTGGGTTCGACGCGCATATGCCCGAACTGGCATGGTTCAACCCGTTCGAGATCCAGGGCGGCCTGTCCATGGTCGTGATGGGCCTCTCCGCCTCGGTGTTCATGTTCTGGGGGTGGGACGTCACCCTCACGATGAACGAGGAGGCGAAGGACCCGGAGCGCACCCCGGGCGCGCGGCCATGCTCACGGTGGTCTCGATCATCGCGATCTACCTGCTGCTCACCGTCAGCAGCCTGATGTACTCCGGAATCGGCGACACGGGTCTCGGGCTCAGGAACGAGGAGATCGGCGGCAACGTGTTCTTCGCGCTGTCCGGTCCGGTGATGGGCGGCCTGGCATTCCTGCTGTCGCTGGCGGTGCTGACCTCGTCGGCATCGTCGCTGCAGTCGACCTTCATCTCGCCGGCCAGGACGCTGCTGGCGATGGGCCACTACGGGGCCATGCCCAAGAAGTTCGCCGGGGTCAGCCCGCGGTTCTTCACGCCCGGGTACGCGACGATCGTCTCGGCCGTCGTCGCCGGAGGCTTCTACGCCGTGATGCGCTTCCTCAGCGAGGACGCGCTGTGGGACACGATCCTCGCACTCGGCATGATGATCTGCTTCTACTACGGCATCACCGCGCTGTCCTGCGTGTGGTACTTCCGCCACCAGTGGTTCGACTCGGGCAAGGACTTCTTCTTCAAATTCGCCAGCCCTCTCGTCGGGGGGATCATCCTGCTGGTGCTGTTCGTGATCACCGCGATCGACAGCCTCGCGCCCGACTACGGCTCGATCGCCATCGGAGCGGACGCGAACGGCGAGGGCGGCATCGGCATCGTGTTCTTCATCGGCGTCGGCCTCCTCCTCTTCGGCGGGGTGCTGATGCTCGTCCAGAGACTCGTCTCTCCCGACTTCTTCCGCGGCACGGTGCTGAGCGTGGACGCACCGCCCAGTCGCCGCCGCTGATTCACCTTCGACAGAGAAAGAGAAACCATGAGCACTGCACTCGCACAGAACGAGCAGGACCTGCTTGACCGGGTCCGCACGGGTCTCTACATCGGCGGCGAATGGGTCGACGCCGAGGAGGGTCGCACGTTCGACGTGCACGACCCCGCCACGAACGCGGTCATCCGCTCGATCGCCGATGCCACCCCCGCCGACGGCATCCGCGCCCTCGACGCCGCCGCGGCCGCTCAGGATGCCTGGGCGGCCACGCCGCCGCGCACCCGAAGCGACATCCTGCGCAGAGCGTTCGACCTCGTGCAGGAGCACAAGGAGGACCTCGCGCTGCTGATGACCCTCGAGATGGGCAAGCCGCTCGCCGAGGCTCGCGGCGAGGTCGTCTACGGCGGTGAGTTCCTGCGCTGGTTCAGCGAGGAGGCCGTGCGCATCTCCGGACGCTACGGGGTGAACCCCGAGGGCACCGGCCGCATGGTGGTCTCGCAGCGTCCCGTCGGGCCGTCCTTCTTCATCACGCCGTGGAACTTCCCGTTCGCCATGGCGACGCGCAAGATCGCCCCGGCGCTGGCCGCCGGCTGCACGGTGGTGATCAAGCCCCCGGCACTCACCCCGCTGACGACGATCTTCTTCACCCAGCTGCTCGAGGAGGCCGGCCTTCCGGCCGGCGTCGTCAACGTCGTGCAGACGTCGTCGTCGTCGAAGCTGTCGGCGCCGATCATCGCCGACCCGCGCCTGCGCAAGCTGTCGTTCACCGGCTCGACCGAGGTCGGTCGCAAACTGATCGCGCAGGCCGCCGAGGGCGTGCTGCGCGTGTCGATGGAGCTGGGCGGCAACGCGCCGTTCGTCGTGTTCGACGACGCCGACCTGGACAAGGCCGTCGAGGGCGCGATGGCTGCGAAGTTCCGCAACATCGGCCAGGCCTGCACCGCCGCGAACCGGTTCATCGTGCACTCGGCGGTCGCCGAGGAGTTCGCGAACCGGGTCTCCGAGCGCGTCAAGGCGATGAAGATCGGCCGCGGGACCGAGGAGGGCGTCGCGATCGGGCCGCTGATCGATGCGGACGCCGTCGCGAAGGCCGACGAGCTGGTGCAGGATGCCGTGGGCCGTGGCGCACGCGTGCTCGCGGGCGGCAACGCGCTCGACGGCGTCGGCACGTTCTACGAGCCCACCGTGATCACCGAAGTCGCCGCGGGCAGCGACATCCTGCGCGAGGAGATCTTCGGGCCCGTGCTGGCGATCGCGACTTTCGACACCGAGGACGAGGCGGTGCGCCTGGCGAACGACACCGAGTACGGTCTCGTCTCGTATGTCTTCACCGAGGATCTGGCACGCGGGCACCGCATGATCGATGCTCTGGAGACGGGCATGATGGGCCTGAACATCGGGGTCGTCTCGAACGCCGCCGCGCCCTTCGGCGGCGTCAAGCAGTCCGGCGTCGGCCGCGAGGGCGGGTTCGAGGGCATCCACGAATACCTGTCCACCAAGTACACGCTCATCCCCAACGACTGAAGGGACGCACAATGACCGACTACGCCGTCGTCAACCCGGCCACCGGGCAGACCCTGGCCTCGTTCGACACGCTCACCGATGAGCAGATCGAGCAGGCCGTGGCATCCGCCGCCGAGGCCCACCGCAGCTGGTCGCGCACGTCGACCGTCGCCGAGCGCGCCGGCCTGATCCGCCGGATGGCCCAGCTGCACCGCGAGCGCCGCGAGGAGCTGGCCGACATCTTCGTCCGAGAGATGGGCAAGCCCCGCGAGGCGGCGCTCGGAGAGGTCGACTTCGCTGCCGACATCGCCGAGTACTACGCCGATCAGGCCGAGTCGATCATGGCCGACCAGCCGATCGCGATCCAGGGGAGGGGTCGGCCCTCATCCGCCGCTCCTCGCTCGGGCCGCTGATCGGCATCATGCCGTGGAACTTCCCGGCCTACCAGATCGTGCGCTTCGCGGCGCCGAACCTCATCGTCGGCAACACGATCCTGCTGAAGCCGGCACCGCAGTGCCCGGAGTCGTCGAGCGCGATCGCGGAGATCTATCGCGACGCCGGATTCCCGCCGGGGCGTACCAGAACATCCTCGCGACGAACGAGCAGATCGCCGGGATGATCGCCGACCCGCGGATCGCCGGAGTCTCGCTGACCGGCTCCGAACGTGCCGGCGCGGCCGTCGCCGAGGTCGCCGGCCGCAACCTGAAGAAGGTGGCGCTGGAGCTGGGCGGTTCAGATCCGTTCATCGTGCTGTCGACGGAT
It encodes:
- the gabT gene encoding 4-aminobutyrate--2-oxoglutarate transaminase, with the translated sequence MTLIDEPTTVPVGGPALPQVRRVVTDLPGPRSAEILARKAAAVSAGVSHTIPVAAVAAGGGVVVDADGNSLIDLGSGIAVTSVGNAHPKVAAAVAAQAAQFTHTCFMISPYESYIEVAEALNRLTPGDFAKKTALFNSGAEAVENAIKIARKHTGRQAVVALDHGYHGRTNLTMALTAKSMPYKSGFGPFAPEVYRVPGSYPLRDGLTGAEAAARAITLIEKQVGADNLAAIIIEPIQGEGGFIVPADGFLNDIVDWCRANGVVFIADEVQTGFARTGHMFASEIFGIEPDLITTAKGIAAGLPLAGVTGRAEVMDATHAGGLGGTYGGNPIACAAALAAIDAFENEGLVQRAAEIGGILLGRLAVMQAGDPRIGDVRGHGAMIAAEFVDPATGAPDAALTAKVAKAAIAEGVIVLTCGTFGNVIRFLPPLSIGDELLNEGLDVVAAALAAS
- a CDS encoding flavin monoamine oxidase family protein; amino-acid sequence: MTDITRDVVIIGAGAAGTTAADQLRKAGLTVAVLEARDRVGGRLWTDVIEGAMLEIGGQWVSPDQDALKETIADLGLETFSRYREGDSVYVGPDGQAHRFTGEMFPVEPETEAVIAEITERLDAMVAEIDPDRPWEHPNAAEWDAITWDAWLRQQTDDDEAVRNLAFATGSAMLTKPTHAFSLLQSLLMAASAGSYSNLVDADFILDKRVVGGLQQVPQLLAERLGDDVFLNSAVRSLEWGDPSTGSGAQNVVAHADGDLTVRARYAVLAHAPVLYDRISFVPALPRRQHQLHQHLSMGFVIKVHAVYDRPFWREQGLSGTAFSPYELSHEAYDNTNHGDERGTLVGFVSDQNADDLFTLSAEERKERILESLSHYYGPEAKSPVVYYESDWGSEEWTRGAYAASFDMGGLHRYGADLRAAVGPIHFACSDMAGAGYQHVDGAIRMGRLAAANILAADGA
- a CDS encoding universal stress protein, which encodes MTSPIVVGYTATAAGADALTLGIRLARATDAALRLVIVLPFEGTRSKAVAPERAYEDLLRDQARSWLEDAVTAIPEGLAHSGHVRFAESFGAGLLSAADEFGAGLLVLGAANGGALRRHRLGSVASELLHTSTVPVALAPAGLSGETDAGLPRITVATGTRPGADRLLESAVRLAAASGAAVRLISLMPLDVPPGLNTGAITLVKDAHVDQVLAAARDRLPADTDVEVLQAGGDSIEDAVAQLDWLSGEIVLVGSSRLAQPRRLFLGSTAAKMLRELPVPMIVVPRTRTEAGDR
- a CDS encoding NAD-dependent succinate-semialdehyde dehydrogenase, whose product is MSTALAQNEQDLLDRVRTGLYIGGEWVDAEEGRTFDVHDPATNAVIRSIADATPADGIRALDAAAAAQDAWAATPPRTRSDILRRAFDLVQEHKEDLALLMTLEMGKPLAEARGEVVYGGEFLRWFSEEAVRISGRYGVNPEGTGRMVVSQRPVGPSFFITPWNFPFAMATRKIAPALAAGCTVVIKPPALTPLTTIFFTQLLEEAGLPAGVVNVVQTSSSSKLSAPIIADPRLRKLSFTGSTEVGRKLIAQAAEGVLRVSMELGGNAPFVVFDDADLDKAVEGAMAAKFRNIGQACTAANRFIVHSAVAEEFANRVSERVKAMKIGRGTEEGVAIGPLIDADAVAKADELVQDAVGRGARVLAGGNALDGVGTFYEPTVITEVAAGSDILREEIFGPVLAIATFDTEDEAVRLANDTEYGLVSYVFTEDLARGHRMIDALETGMMGLNIGVVSNAAAPFGGVKQSGVGREGGFEGIHEYLSTKYTLIPND